The sequence ttgcaatttactggccatgaattgcatgcttaagatgttgaatgaagtaacgaaagttgaagttcgatattagttggtgaatttatcaaacattggtggtgtagtttagaaataaatgcacacccttgtgacctacaatcaagaatttcacagatcataatgaatttatattaatttctatgatcacgaaagtagacataggattaatataggtataggtgttataccttgaaagaggatatcacataaaaaaaagagattcggtcattgtaattagcagaatattaacaatcagatttaaattcattgaaggaattcaattgatgaaatccaagccctaggaacctttcacatttgatttttcaggtcaagaaattgcagtcagtcacatcaatttggggttgtctaaataatatagaaaatttataaattggtaCTTGAATCGCCTCCTTGTGGAAACGATCCTCTTTTTGCCCTATTCTACTTGTCATGACCCATGCACTTGTGGTAGAGTCTAGGGACTATCACTTGTCCACCAAAATTAGATATTCGCTCACTTGAACTCATAGAGGGATGCATTCTTGTTGCATCTACatactcattatacaatttaaaAAGACAAGCACGGATATCAtcaatctttttcttgcactccTCCAACTCAAATGCCTTTTGATAACAAAACTCTACAAATATCAACTTTGATCTGGGATCCAAAATAGAAGCAATTACCAATAAATTATTGCACCGAGACCAATATTTGTTAAACTTTTTTAGCATCTCATTTGTTAATTGCTTCACTGTTTCATCAGTATCGATACTTTCATCCATCAACAAAGCCCTAATTCTCCAAACTTCTTTTAGGTATAAATTGGATGTGGGATACTTACAACCAGAAAATACTTTAGTGGCATCAAGAaaggcttctaaaaatttaagaattATAGAAGCCTTTTTTCATTCATCATTGGTGGGGCATACACATGAATGCTCAGTTGCATATCTAATAAGAGCATCTTTATAACCAAGTGCATCATGCAACATTTCATAAGTAGAATTCCATCTTGTAGGAACATCCAAAGTGAGTCCTTTTCTAGCAGGAAGTCTCATATGCTGTAGAATTTCATTAAATGCTTGCATTCGAGATGGGGATGCAGAGACATATCTAACAATTTCTCTTATACATTCAATAGCTTTAtgaatgattttcattccaTCCTGAACCATAATATTAAATATATGTGCACAGCATCTAATATGACTGTACTCCCCACTAAACAACATTGAATAACAAAAGTGATCTCGGAGCCTTCTCATTACACCATCATTTGTGCTGCAATTATCCAAAGTAATAGCACATATTTTACAATCCAATTCCCATTCAACAAGACATTTTTTTACAGCATCTTCAATTGCAAAGCTGGTGTGAGGGTATGGGAGTTTCTTGAAACTAATAATCTTCTTATGCAGAGTAAAATCAGAATCAATGTAATGTGCTGTGAAAGAAATGTAACCAATTTTCTGATTAGATGTCCAAATATCAGTAGTGAAACTAACCCGAGAACTTAGGTTCTTGAATATatcatgcaatttttttctctctttttgatACAAAGCCATACAATCATGTTTTACAGTCTTACGACCCATAATTTTGAATAATGGCTGAAGAGATCTCATAAAATCTAGAAAAACAGTGTGCTCAAAAATACGAAATGGAAGCTCAGCACATATGATAAATTTTGCAAGAATTTTTCtactcttttcttgattgaatttgaAAGCCTTTATCGGATCTTTTGAACTTGGTAGTAAGAGCAACTGATTAGTCGGATTCTTTTGATACTTCTTGCAAACATTTTCAAGATGGCGTTTTAGATGACTCGTTCCTCCTTTAGTGCTCccacttaaaatttttttacaaTATTTGCACTTAGCTATTGAcccttcagaatttttttcctcGATAAAGTGATTCCATACCCAAGATCTTTTTCTAGAAGAATTGTCATAAACATTTTCAGCAGTATCTTCATTTCTATCATCCTCATTCCTTAAATCTTCAACAGTCTCATTTTCACCCACTTTAGAATGAGACATTAGTAAAAATAATCtgcccaaataaaaaaataaacattaCAAATTTAAccacaaaaaaaatatcatttaaTCTATAGCAATAGGAATATCAAAACTATTGAAGATAATGGAATACCAAAACTATAGCAATAGAAATACCAAAACCAATAGAAATGATTCATGTAAAGCAAGATTAATTACTAACCATTGACAATTTATTTATCACAATGTAGCTTCATCATGCCTCAAACAAGAAGTTACAGTCTTACAGACATTTATAAGTAGATACAATATGACCTGTCAGATACTAAAATTTACAGATGCACAACATTGCAGTTAACtcaaagattaaaaatattctAATAAGAGTTACATGTCAACCTCAATGACAAGTGTACTATGTAGCCTGAAGATGTAGAATGATATACCGTATACGGTAACCGTAAAAATGCAACAGAAATACAAAACAATTTGCACCATATCCAAAAAATATTGCAAGGAAAAGAACCAAAAATTTAACATAGGCATACATCCATGGGCTTGCCATTTGTTTATAAGCTAATTTGAGAATCTTTCCCATTGTTTTCATGTCAGCAATAGCCACTAACAATGTATAATATCCAGAGTAAACAATTTTGAGTGAATTTTCTCGGTGATGCCAAAATGACTGAAACTAAAGCTGGAGCTTGGAAGTACCGAAGGTCCGAAACTACCAAAACCAAAAGGCAAAAACTGacattcaaagaatcaaaattgATAGAAATTCAAGTGAAGCTTGCATGAGCGGACTAAATGCCAAATCCCAAAACAAATAAAGATAATGGAAGATCGCGATGGACGGTCGAAGAGCCCTCAGATCTAGGGTTTCCCCGCTTCGCCGAGCTTGGCGGTCGACGACGATGGCTGGCGACCGGCGACAAGCTGACAAGAAAAAGCGGAGAAACCCTAGCTCCACGCCTCCGCCGCTCGTCCACTCTGCGCCTCTGCAAATCCTAACCAAAACGAAGGTAATCGTACCTCAAAACCTAGCTTCGCCGATGATAGGGTGGTCGGGACTCCTCTT is a genomic window of Phoenix dactylifera cultivar Barhee BC4 chromosome 4, palm_55x_up_171113_PBpolish2nd_filt_p, whole genome shotgun sequence containing:
- the LOC120110397 gene encoding zinc finger BED domain-containing protein RICESLEEPER 2-like; the protein is MSHSKVGENETVEDLRNEDDRNEDTAENVYDNSSRKRSWVWNHFIEEKNSEGSIAKCKYCKKILSGSTKGGTSHLKRHLENVCKKYQKNPTNQLLLLPSSKDPIKAFKFNQEKSRKILAKFIICAELPFRIFEHTVFLDFMRSLQPLFKIMGRKTVKHDCMALYQKERKKLHDIFKNLSSRVSFTTDIWTSNQKIGYISFTAHYIDSDFTLHKKIISFKKLPYPHTSFAIEDAVKKCLVEWELDCKICAITLDNCSTNDGVMRRLRDHFCYSMLFSGEYSHIRCCAHIFNIMVQDGMKIIHKAIECIREIVRYVSASPSRMQAFNEILQHMRLPARKGLTLDVPTRWNSTYEMLHDALGYKDALIRYATEHSCVCPTNDE